One Vibrio tapetis subsp. tapetis DNA segment encodes these proteins:
- a CDS encoding LysR family transcriptional regulator, with protein sequence MNIDISNIDVLVKMYDLGSVKSVADSQGKTSSAISKTLAKLKQELDDPLFVQAGNVFEPTYFLQNNIHYFRSVLTCINSIQKDSFDPRTHREPIKIYLQSYFMETYGAALYLAIKDQAPHSMVTLEHWSNKKLDNLLNGDGDMAIHIFTDSLPQSICQQPLISGKVAAFVRQDHPAKTLDELQAYPLAGLLTPGWNDKRLHLVEKLKNFGYHFERAVRIESIHACHQLIRASNHFSFTVAEQIPEGARTIPLPDNFDFEFNQIMSYRRSQKDSPKMKWLVQVCLATTAITSS encoded by the coding sequence ATGAATATCGATATTAGTAACATAGATGTATTGGTCAAAATGTATGATCTGGGTAGCGTTAAATCCGTCGCTGATTCGCAGGGCAAAACATCGAGTGCCATCAGTAAGACGCTAGCAAAGTTGAAACAGGAACTCGATGATCCTTTATTTGTACAGGCTGGAAACGTGTTCGAGCCTACCTATTTTCTTCAGAACAACATCCACTATTTTCGCTCAGTATTAACCTGTATTAACAGTATTCAGAAAGATAGTTTTGACCCCAGAACCCATCGAGAACCAATAAAAATCTACTTACAAAGCTACTTTATGGAAACCTATGGCGCAGCCCTTTATTTGGCTATCAAAGACCAAGCCCCCCACAGTATGGTGACACTTGAGCACTGGAGTAATAAAAAGCTAGACAATCTACTAAACGGAGACGGTGATATGGCAATTCATATTTTTACCGACAGTCTCCCTCAGTCGATTTGTCAGCAACCTTTAATATCAGGAAAAGTTGCCGCTTTTGTTCGGCAAGACCATCCAGCTAAAACACTGGACGAATTGCAAGCGTATCCGCTTGCCGGCCTACTTACACCAGGTTGGAATGACAAGCGATTGCACTTAGTCGAGAAACTTAAAAACTTCGGCTATCACTTTGAGCGCGCAGTACGCATCGAATCAATTCACGCCTGCCATCAACTCATTCGTGCAAGTAATCACTTTTCATTCACCGTTGCTGAACAAATACCGGAAGGCGCTCGGACCATCCCTCTACCAGATAACTTTGACTTCGAATTTAATCAAATAATGAGCTATAGACGCAGCCAAAAAGACAGCCCGAAAATGAAATGGCTCGTTCAGGTTTGTTTAGCCACGACTGCTATAACATCTTCATAA
- a CDS encoding GNAT family N-acetyltransferase: MNIVQLTWEQTVPVRQEVLWPGMPEDFCYVVGDEQAQHYGVEIDGELVTVASVFIDEDDETARIRKFATIVDHRHEGLGSALLEHILTDVQRFNVHYFWCISRESTVDFYKRFGLKIEDERFSKCGIHFYRMSCQLGGKEPYSSNGVTLHS, encoded by the coding sequence ATGAATATTGTACAGCTAACATGGGAGCAAACTGTTCCAGTTAGGCAGGAAGTATTGTGGCCTGGCATGCCTGAAGATTTTTGTTATGTAGTCGGAGATGAACAAGCACAGCACTATGGTGTGGAAATTGACGGAGAGTTAGTCACGGTAGCATCGGTTTTTATTGATGAGGATGACGAGACGGCAAGAATTCGTAAATTTGCCACGATTGTAGATCATCGGCATGAAGGCTTGGGCAGTGCGCTCTTGGAGCATATTTTGACTGACGTCCAACGGTTTAATGTTCATTATTTCTGGTGTATTTCCCGCGAGTCTACTGTCGACTTTTATAAGCGTTTCGGTTTAAAAATTGAAGACGAACGTTTTTCTAAGTGCGGTATTCATTTTTATCGAATGAGTTGCCAGTTAGGTGGAAAAGAACCGTATTCTTCAAATGGTGTAACGCTTCATTCCTGA
- the aroG gene encoding 3-deoxy-7-phosphoheptulonate synthase AroG encodes MYQTDDVRINKVKELLPPVAVLEKYATTEVAASTTFEARQAIHNILEDKDDRLLVIVGPCSIHDTEAALEYGKKLKVLRDELGDKLEIVMRVYFEKPRTTVGWKGLINDPYLNDTYKLNDGLRIGRKLLLDLTDMGMPTASEFLDMITPQYVGDLISWGAIGARTTESQVHRELSSGLSCPVGFKNGTDGNIKIASDAIRSAGASHHFLSVTKYGHSAIIETAGNPDCHIILRGGKEPNYSAEHVASIKDELQASGLPQKVMIDFSHANSSKQYKRQMVVAEDVSAQLAAGEQAIFGVMIESHIVEGRQDLVDGNAPTYGQSITDACIGWDDTEVVLRQLASAVEARRNA; translated from the coding sequence ATGTACCAAACCGACGACGTTCGTATCAACAAAGTTAAAGAGCTTCTACCACCAGTAGCGGTATTAGAAAAGTATGCAACAACTGAAGTTGCCGCTTCTACTACGTTTGAAGCTCGTCAGGCCATTCACAATATCTTAGAAGATAAAGATGACCGCCTATTGGTTATCGTTGGCCCATGTTCAATTCACGATACTGAGGCTGCACTGGAATACGGTAAAAAGCTCAAAGTGTTACGTGATGAATTGGGTGATAAGTTAGAAATCGTCATGCGTGTTTATTTTGAGAAGCCGCGCACAACTGTTGGTTGGAAAGGGCTGATCAACGACCCTTATTTAAATGATACTTACAAGCTAAACGATGGTCTGCGTATTGGTCGTAAGTTGTTGTTAGACTTGACAGATATGGGCATGCCAACGGCAAGTGAATTTTTAGATATGATCACGCCTCAGTATGTGGGTGATTTGATTAGCTGGGGTGCTATCGGTGCACGTACGACTGAATCTCAAGTTCACCGTGAACTGTCTTCTGGTCTGTCTTGCCCTGTTGGTTTTAAAAATGGTACAGACGGTAACATTAAGATAGCGTCAGATGCTATTCGTAGTGCTGGTGCTTCCCACCACTTTTTGTCGGTTACTAAGTACGGTCACTCTGCAATCATAGAGACCGCTGGCAACCCAGACTGCCACATTATTTTACGTGGTGGTAAAGAGCCAAACTACAGTGCTGAACACGTTGCTTCTATTAAAGATGAACTACAAGCGTCGGGCTTGCCACAAAAAGTGATGATTGATTTTAGCCATGCAAATAGCTCTAAACAATACAAGCGTCAAATGGTGGTAGCGGAAGACGTTTCTGCACAATTAGCCGCTGGTGAGCAAGCCATTTTTGGCGTGATGATTGAATCACACATTGTTGAAGGTCGTCAGGATTTGGTTGATGGCAATGCGCCAACTTATGGTCAGTCTATTACCGATGCGTGTATTGGTTGGGATGATACTGAAGTGGTATTGCGTCAACTTGCAAGTGCGGTTGAAGCACGCCGCAACGCGTAA
- a CDS encoding LysE family translocator, with protein sequence MIDLSILPVYLTAVVALLLLPGPDMLLIASSSISYGRKVGLFASLGNATSGIILTLLAALGVSALIAMSPIALKVLHILGGAYLLKMGWDCLRSQAAEAPDVGNEKQMAGAFYQRALVSNLLNPKALVFFVMFLPQFVSGNISASSGEQMLALGLLLNVLGLTFNLLLVALVGTLGKGLLENAKFRQYQHKVMGGVFVLLALWMLSA encoded by the coding sequence ATGATTGATCTCTCAATCCTTCCTGTCTATCTCACGGCAGTGGTTGCTTTATTATTACTCCCTGGCCCTGACATGCTGTTAATTGCTAGTTCAAGTATAAGCTATGGCCGTAAGGTTGGACTTTTTGCCAGTTTAGGTAATGCCACCTCTGGTATCATCTTGACACTATTGGCTGCTCTGGGTGTTTCAGCGCTTATTGCTATGAGCCCTATTGCGTTAAAAGTACTGCATATTTTAGGTGGTGCTTATTTGTTAAAAATGGGTTGGGATTGCCTGCGTTCACAAGCCGCAGAAGCGCCAGATGTTGGGAACGAAAAACAGATGGCTGGCGCATTTTATCAACGCGCTCTCGTTAGTAATTTATTAAACCCTAAAGCCCTTGTTTTCTTTGTCATGTTCTTACCTCAGTTTGTTTCTGGCAATATTTCAGCAAGTTCTGGTGAGCAAATGTTAGCGCTGGGCTTATTACTTAATGTGCTGGGCTTAACGTTTAATCTACTCTTGGTAGCTTTAGTCGGGACATTGGGGAAAGGTTTGCTCGAGAATGCTAAATTCAGACAGTACCAACATAAAGTCATGGGCGGTGTTTTTGTCTTGCTGGCTTTGTGGATGTTAAGCGCTTAG